AGACCAGAACACGGTCGAATCCGATCCCAAAACCGCAGGAAGGGACATCCTTCCCGCCGAACAGGTGAGCGAGCCGATAGACGCCGCCGCCGAGGATCTGATTTTCCGCACCGAGATTGTCGGCGAATCCTTCGAAGACCATACCCGTATAATAGTCAAGTCCGCGGGCTATGCCGAAGTTCTGTTCGAAGGGGATGTTTTGTGCTTCGAGATAGCCGATGGTCTCCTCGATTCTTGCTTTTTCCGGAATGTCTCCCGTAACTGCAAAAATTTCCGTGAGAGTCTTTGCCGTCACGAGAACCTTCAGCGGTTCAAACAGATCGGAACGATCAAAGGAAGCGAGCGTCGTTTCAAGCAGATCCATATCCCGTTTATCGAGAGCGGCCATAACCTGCTTTTGAGCTGGAGCATTCAGACCTGAAAGAAGATGCTTCATCGGGGCAAGGTGGCCTACTTTCATCACAAAGCGGACGCTAGTACATCGTAATAGTTCGTAAGCAAGAGAGATGACTTCAGCATCTGCCGCAGCCGAATCAGCGCCGATAAGTTCGGAGCCAAACTGCCAGAACTGCCGGTATCTTCCTTTTTGCGGGCGTTCATACCGGAAACATTCCGCAAAGTAGAACCAGCGGAGGGGTTTTGGCGCCATCTGCGCTTCGTTGACGTAGGCACGGAGAACTGCTGCGGTGATTTCCGGGCGAAGCGTGATCTTTCTGCCGCCTTTGTCTTCGAAGGCATACATCTCATTGATGATCCCTTCACCGGATTTTATCGTGAAAAGTTCCAGCTCCTCAAACATCGGCGTTACGATTTCACCGTAGCCGAACGTTGCCGCGACGGCACGCATTTTTTGTTCAACAAACCGGCGTTGTGCCATTTCAGCCGGAAGAAAATCTCTTGTTCCGCGGGGTTTCTGTATCATATTTATTTTCTCTCCTGGCGGGGCGCCGATCCAATGAACCGGGTCCATGCAGATTCATTTCCAACCCATACATCCTCTTTCTGCAGTCTCGACTGAAGATACAGAGCGATCAATACACAGCCGACACCAAGATACATAAATGTGGTCTCGCCGAATCCGGCAAGAGCAAATCCGAACCAGCCGAGAGCAGAGTAAAGAACACCATGATATGCGGCCTTTCGATACCCTTCTTTACCTGTTCTGACAAAGATACGCGTATCCCTTAACCACAAGAACGAAACGGATGCGGCGCCAAAGGCGACGATTATTACTATCTGGTCGAGGTAGGTCATGAATGATGTACTATTTGGCGGAGGTATGCATTAAAGATGTCACCTGGATTATACCCCAGTGAATATACACGGAATGTTGTTGGAATTCTGCCGTGTGCCGGAGGTCAAAAATAGAGAAAAAAGAAAGAGGGTCAGGCCTCGTCCGTGCCTTCCGGCAGGGCAGGTTCATCCTCGTCGGGCGGAACGATGGCAACGCTTGTGACCTTATCGCCTGCGTCGACACGAATTACACGAACCCCTTTCGTTCCGCGTCCCTGGATGGAAATATCCGAGGCAGAGGTCCGAAGAACAACTCCGGCTGCCGTCGTGATGATGACCTGATCTTCATCGGAGACCGCAAGCGAGGAGACGACTTTGCCGCGCTCGAAGTTCGCGACGATAGATTTCACACCCTGTGTGCCGCGGCCGTGTCCGCGGAACTCTTCGAACTCGGTCCGCTTACCGAATCCTTTGTCGGTGATCATCAAAAGATACTGGGTCTCGACCAATGTCAAAGCACAGACATAATCTCCCTCTCCCTCGAACTTGAGTCTGATACCAATAACACCCTGCGTGCCGCGGCCGGTGGCCCGAACCTCGCTCTCGGAGAAGCGAAGCGCCTGACCAAACGCCGTCGTCAAAACAACATCTGCATTCCCGTCGGTTACGACAACATCCACAAGTTCATCGCCGTCAAGAAGCGTGATGCCGATAATTCCTCCGGTCCGTGGCCGTGAGAACAGATCCTGACTGAATTTGCCCACACGTCCGTTCTTCGTGGCATACAGAAGATTCTTGTCGGCATCGAAATCACGCATCGGGATGACCGCCGAGACCTCCTCGTCGGTAAGGTTCAGCAGATTTACGATCGCCTTTCCTTTGCTGGTTCTCGAACCTTCGGGGATCTCATAGACCCGAAGCCAGTAGACTCTGCCTTTGTTGGTGAAACACAGCAGATAATCATGCGTGCTCGCCATGAAGACTTTATCCACGGAATCCTCGTCTTTTGTGGTCATACCGATCACTCCTCTACCGCCGCGTTTCTGCTGGCGGTAGAGATCGAGAGGCACACGTTTTATGTAATTCTGGGTCGTGAGCATCACAAGGGTCTGCTCATCGGGGATCAGATCCATCACGTTGAAGTCGGTGTTTGCCGTGTAATCGATCTGGGTCCGGCGTTCATCGGCATATGCCGTACGAATCTCGGTGGTTTCCGTTTTGACGACCGAGAGGATATTCTCTTCAGACGATAAGATCCAGGTAAGTTTGTCAATAACCAGCTGGAGCGAGGTGGTCTCGTCCAGAATTTTCTGCTGTTCAAGGGCCGCGAGACGACGCAGCTGCATTTTGAGAATCGCCTCGGCCTGCGCTTCCGAAAAACCCAGTTTGGAGACCAATGCTTCCTGCGCCACCGACACTTCGGGAGAAGCACGGATGGTGGCGATCACCACATCGATCATATCGAGAGCTTTGAGAAGCCCCGAGAGGATATGCATGCGTTCCTCGGCCTTGCGCAGATCGAAAAGGGACCGGCGTCTGACGACATCGACACGATGCGCAATGAAATGACGCAGAAGTTCGACAAGTGAGAGAATCTTCGGTTTTTTATCGACGATCGCGAGATTGATGATCCCAAACGAACTTTCGAGCTGGGTATGTTTATACAACAGATTTAAAACAACGTTTGCCTGGGTATTCTGCTTGAGTTCGATAATTACACGAATACCATCTTTATCGGACTCATCCCGGATATCGCTGATACCTTCGATCGTCTTCGATTTTACAAGATCGGCGATCTTTTCGATCATCGTCACCTTGTTCACCTGATAGGGAATCTCGGTGATGACAATCTGCTCGAATCCTTTTTTGCGTTCCTCGATCTCGGCAATGCCGCGAAGAACAACTTTACCCTGACCCGTCTGATAGGCATTGACGATCCCGTCAGTGCCCATGATCTTACCGCCGGTCGGAAAGTCCGGGGCCGGAAGGATCTTCATCATCTCTTCAAGAGACATCTCCGGGTTATTGATGTAGGCATCGACCAGATCGCAGACCTCGCCGAGGTTGTGCGGCATCATGTTGGTCGCCATACCGACAGCGATACCCGTTGTGCCGTTTACGAGGAGGTTCGGGATTCTGCTTGGCAGAACATCCGGTTCCTGGGATGATTCATCGAAGTTCGGAACGAAATCAACGGTTTCCTTGTCGATATCCTCAAGAAGGGACTCGGCTGCTTTGGTGAGCCGCGCCTCGGTATAACGCATTGCTGCTGCCGAGTCGCCGTCTATAGAACCGAAGTTACCCTGCCCGTCCACCAGCGTATAGCGGTAGGTAAACGGCTGGGCCATCTTCACGAGCGTGTCGTAAATCGCCGAATCGCCGTGCGGGTGATAATTACCCATGGTGGCGGCGACTGCCTTCGCGGACTTCTTGTATGCCTTATCACTCGTGTTCCCCTCATCGTGGAACATGGCATAGAGAATACGCCGGTGAACGGGCTTCAGACCATCGCGGACATCGGGGATCGCACGCCCGATGATGACACTCATCGCATAATCGATGAAGCAGTTTTTCATCTCATCTTCGATGTTGATCGAGACCGTTTTGTGCGTGGTGTTTTCTTCAGATGTCAAGGTTCTTCACCTCCCCTGCGTGGCGTTTGATGAAATCTTTTCTGGGCATGACATCGTCTCCCATGAGTTTTTCAAATATCTCATTCGCATAACTTGCATCCTCGATTCTGACCTGCTTCAGGATCCGGAACTCGGGATTCATCGTAGTGTTCCAGAGCTGGCCTGCATTCATTTCACCAAGACCCTTATACCGCTGGACCGAGATGCCCTTCTCGCCATATTCGGCGATAGCAAGACGCATATCCTCTTCCGTGTACACATATTTTTCCTGTTTTCCTTTCGCAATTCTAAAGAGTGGAGGCTGGGCGATGTAGATGTATCCCATCTCGACAAGGGGCTTCATGAACCGGTAGAAGAAGGTCAGAAGCAGAATTCTGATATGAGCACCATCCACATCCGCATCGGTCATGATGACGATATGGTGATATCTCGCACGTTCGGCATCGAACTTATCGCCGTATCCAGCACCCATCGCGGTGATCAGTGTCTGAATTTCGGCATTTTTCAAAGCCTTGTGCTCCAGCGCTTTTTCCACGTTCAGGATTTTACCGCGAAGCGGCAGTATTGCCTGGAATTTTCTGTCGCGTCCCTGTTTGGCAGAACCTCCGGCAGAATCTCCCTCCACGATATAGATCTCGCTTTTTGCAGGGTCACGCTCGGAACAGTCGGCAAGTTTACCTGGAAGACCCGACATCTCGAGAGACGTTTTTCTTCGGGCAAGCTCTTTTGCACGGCGGGCAGCTTCCCTGGCATTCGCCACATCAAGGGATTTTTTGGCGATAGCAGCGATGACCTTCGGGTTTTCCTCGAAAAATTCGGTCAGTGCCTGATACATCATCGAGTCGACGAGACCTTTGACATTGCTGTTTCCAAGCCGCATCTTCGTCTGCCCTTCGAACTGGGGGTTGGCGATCTTGACGCTGATTACAGCAGTCAGTCCTTCGCGAACATCCTCGCCGCGGACGGAGACATCCTCTTTGAGATGTTTGTTTGCATGAGCTATGTTGTTGATCGCACGCGTGAGAGCGGAACGGAATCCTTCCAGATGCGTGCCGCCCTCGCGAGTATTGACACTGTTTACATAGGTGTAGAGGATTTCTCCGTAGGTATCGTTATACTGGAGAGCCACCTCCACCTCGATTTTATTTACATAGTCGGACTTGTCGACGTAGATCGGTTCAGGATGGAGGAGCTCTTTTCCTTCGTTTAAATGGGCAACGAACTGGCGAAGTCCGCCTTCATAGCAGAAGGTGTCCGTGTCTCCAGTCCGGTGATCCTCAACATGGATTTCAAGCCCCTTGTTGAGATATGCAAGCTCTCTGAACCAGTGGGCAAGGACGTCATAGTCGAACTCGGTCGTCTCAAAGATGGACCCGTCCGGATAGAAGGTGATCCGCGTCCCGGTGGCAGTTTCTTTCGGCTGATCTTTTTTATCCAGCCTTTTTTGCCGCTGAAGATACTCTTCGTCGGTTTCCGGGCGGGAGATGAGAGGCTGCAGAAGTAATCCTTTGCCAAAGACCATGGAGTAGATATTCCCGTCACGGTATACTTCGGCAGTAAGACGCGTGGAAAGAGCGTTGACGACCGAAACACCGACTCCGTGCAGACCGCCGGAAACCTGATAGGTATTCTTATCGAATTTTCCGCCGGCATGAAGCACCGTCATGACGACCTCGAGAGCACTCTTGTTCTGCTTGGGCATAATATCGACAGGAATACCCCTGCCGTCATCCTCCACGCTTACCGATCCGTTGGGGTTGATAATGATGACAATATGCTTACAGAATCCGGCTAAGGCTTCGTCGATGGAGTTATCGACTACCTCATATACAAGGTGGTGAAGACCGCGGGTATCGGTACTGCCGATATACATGGCAGGTCTTTCTCGGACAGGGGTTAACCCCTCCAGAACAGTAATGTGGGAGGCGTCGTAATTATCAGTCATCTAAGTTTGGTTCTCCTTATCAATTTGAGTCATATTCACAGCCGTTTTCAAAAATGGTTAACATCCTCGAAAGCGATTTTCAAAAATATATTTGCATTATTATAGTAGTGCGGATTCCTTATTAATGTGGGTGAGGGGCCTGCGAGAACCCTGCTGAAATATGCCCAAATTAACGGCAACTCAGCGTGCAGACAAAGACGGATCGGCATAAAACAGATATTTTTGATATGGAGAAAAGAGGTAAAAACCCACTTTATTCTCACTCGATCATTTGAACAAAATTTTTGAGGATATGAATCCCGGCATCCCTGCTTTTTTCCGGATGGAACTGGACACCCATCACGTTCCCGACACCAACTGCCGAGGCATACGGCACGATGTACTCGGTTTTTGCGATCGTAAACTCGGGAGTTGTATCGGCATAATAGGAGTGAACGAAATACACATACGTCCCATCAGAGATTCCTTCGAAAAGGGGGTGATTCGAAGGCGAGATGGTATTCCATCCCATCTTGGGTATCTTCATCCCGGGCACTTTTGGAAACAGACGAACCGTTCCCGGCACGAAACCAAGCCCTTGGTGAAGACCATGCTCTTCGCTCTCCCCTAAAAGCATCTGCATGCCCAGACAGATTCCAAGAAGAGGTTTTTTTGCCGCCTCTTTTTTTACAAGGTCGACCAGGGGTGCGAGTTTGTTCATTCCTTCGGCGAATGCCCCGACCCCCGGAAGGAGAAGTCCGTCGGCCGATTGAATGATCTCGGGGTCATTCGTTATTTTCGGGCGGGCTCCTGCCGCCTCGAGACCGCGGACCACACTGCGGAGATTTCCTAATCCGTAATCCAGAACGGCAACTTCAGAAGTGCCCATCTATATCACCATCTTCTTCATTTGTTTCACGGATTCTCCATAAACCTTTCGCATCCCATTCGGGAGACTTACCGTTTGCATCGCCCCATGCCTTCAGTCTTCGTTCCCAGTCTGCCCACAATTCGGGATACCGTGCTTCGATATCCTTCATGCAGGCTATGTCGGATGACGGGCACATAAAACATCCGATCCGATCGAGACCCAGCTCATAAAGGGGATTGTACGGAGCTTTTTCCCGGAAAAGATAGAGCCAGTCGTGCATAGCGGTCCAGTGCTGGATGGGGGCGGCGGAAATCTGGCAGGGCACGTTTCGGTTTCTCCAGACACGCGGACTCTGCATGCGTTTGGCAGACTCGAACTTTCGCTGACCGATGAACGAGATCGCCTCACCCCATTCATTTTCAATGAGGGTTTTGACCGGCGTAAGTTTGGATGCCTTACAACACCACCTGAAATCGACCGCAGGCGGACCCTGCAGTTCGAATCCTTCCCAGAACCCTGAATTCCCCGACTCGACAATCAGCGGGAGGTCAAAAAGCTCGGAGACTTTCTGGACATTTTCAATCGTTTCCGGAAATTCAAGGCCCGTGTCCGCAAAGATCAGCGGCAGACGAAGCCCTGCCTTGAGCGTGATGAGAAGCGTTACCAGACTGTCTTTCCCGCCCGAATAGGAGACGGTCGGCTGGATCCCCGGATTTTTGGCGATGACATCATGGATGAACTCGATCGATTTTCTTTCGTAGAGATCAAGGATAACTTTGTTTGCCGCGATCGCATCTTCCCAGGTTGAAGGGGCGGCATCCACCACGGGTTTTTGGGTCCGGCGGGTGCGAACGAGCTGACCACGAGTCGCACCCACCGTCTCCCGATATGACATCTTGGCTCTGCCAACCGCTACGCAGTCGCCGGACTCGGATAGAACAAAAACACTGTCGCCGACTTCGATATCGGGCGATACAAACGTAACGCCTGGCATCAAAACACTGCTTCCATCCCGAATATAACCGGCAGCATCGTCCGTGACCCGGATGAATCGTTTTGTCGGCACGACAAGGGCCGCCGCCGCTTCTCTTGGGAGAACTTCCCATCGTGACTCGGCTGGAATATATCGAATAGCGCAGATTACAGCGCCTCCGATGATGATCTCTTCCA
The sequence above is a segment of the uncultured Methanocorpusculum sp. genome. Coding sequences within it:
- a CDS encoding ABC transporter permease, coding for MTYLDQIVIIVAFGAASVSFLWLRDTRIFVRTGKEGYRKAAYHGVLYSALGWFGFALAGFGETTFMYLGVGCVLIALYLQSRLQKEDVWVGNESAWTRFIGSAPRQERK
- the gyrA gene encoding DNA gyrase subunit A; its protein translation is MTSEENTTHKTVSINIEDEMKNCFIDYAMSVIIGRAIPDVRDGLKPVHRRILYAMFHDEGNTSDKAYKKSAKAVAATMGNYHPHGDSAIYDTLVKMAQPFTYRYTLVDGQGNFGSIDGDSAAAMRYTEARLTKAAESLLEDIDKETVDFVPNFDESSQEPDVLPSRIPNLLVNGTTGIAVGMATNMMPHNLGEVCDLVDAYINNPEMSLEEMMKILPAPDFPTGGKIMGTDGIVNAYQTGQGKVVLRGIAEIEERKKGFEQIVITEIPYQVNKVTMIEKIADLVKSKTIEGISDIRDESDKDGIRVIIELKQNTQANVVLNLLYKHTQLESSFGIINLAIVDKKPKILSLVELLRHFIAHRVDVVRRRSLFDLRKAEERMHILSGLLKALDMIDVVIATIRASPEVSVAQEALVSKLGFSEAQAEAILKMQLRRLAALEQQKILDETTSLQLVIDKLTWILSSEENILSVVKTETTEIRTAYADERRTQIDYTANTDFNVMDLIPDEQTLVMLTTQNYIKRVPLDLYRQQKRGGRGVIGMTTKDEDSVDKVFMASTHDYLLCFTNKGRVYWLRVYEIPEGSRTSKGKAIVNLLNLTDEEVSAVIPMRDFDADKNLLYATKNGRVGKFSQDLFSRPRTGGIIGITLLDGDELVDVVVTDGNADVVLTTAFGQALRFSESEVRATGRGTQGVIGIRLKFEGEGDYVCALTLVETQYLLMITDKGFGKRTEFEEFRGHGRGTQGVKSIVANFERGKVVSSLAVSDEDQVIITTAAGVVLRTSASDISIQGRGTKGVRVIRVDAGDKVTSVAIVPPDEDEPALPEGTDEA
- the gyrB gene encoding DNA topoisomerase (ATP-hydrolyzing) subunit B — its product is MTDNYDASHITVLEGLTPVRERPAMYIGSTDTRGLHHLVYEVVDNSIDEALAGFCKHIVIIINPNGSVSVEDDGRGIPVDIMPKQNKSALEVVMTVLHAGGKFDKNTYQVSGGLHGVGVSVVNALSTRLTAEVYRDGNIYSMVFGKGLLLQPLISRPETDEEYLQRQKRLDKKDQPKETATGTRITFYPDGSIFETTEFDYDVLAHWFRELAYLNKGLEIHVEDHRTGDTDTFCYEGGLRQFVAHLNEGKELLHPEPIYVDKSDYVNKIEVEVALQYNDTYGEILYTYVNSVNTREGGTHLEGFRSALTRAINNIAHANKHLKEDVSVRGEDVREGLTAVISVKIANPQFEGQTKMRLGNSNVKGLVDSMMYQALTEFFEENPKVIAAIAKKSLDVANAREAARRAKELARRKTSLEMSGLPGKLADCSERDPAKSEIYIVEGDSAGGSAKQGRDRKFQAILPLRGKILNVEKALEHKALKNAEIQTLITAMGAGYGDKFDAERARYHHIVIMTDADVDGAHIRILLLTFFYRFMKPLVEMGYIYIAQPPLFRIAKGKQEKYVYTEEDMRLAIAEYGEKGISVQRYKGLGEMNAGQLWNTTMNPEFRILKQVRIEDASYANEIFEKLMGDDVMPRKDFIKRHAGEVKNLDI
- the hisS gene encoding histidine--tRNA ligase, translating into MIQKPRGTRDFLPAEMAQRRFVEQKMRAVAATFGYGEIVTPMFEELELFTIKSGEGIINEMYAFEDKGGRKITLRPEITAAVLRAYVNEAQMAPKPLRWFYFAECFRYERPQKGRYRQFWQFGSELIGADSAAADAEVISLAYELLRCTSVRFVMKVGHLAPMKHLLSGLNAPAQKQVMAALDKRDMDLLETTLASFDRSDLFEPLKVLVTAKTLTEIFAVTGDIPEKARIEETIGYLEAQNIPFEQNFGIARGLDYYTGMVFEGFADNLGAENQILGGGVYRLAHLFGGKDVPSCGFGIGFDRVLVSLGEIAPETKPVVAVICTPETRIPAYKAASALRSAGITAVMDLLDRGFGAQLSSALKSGASFAVVIGEKEAAAVMITLKDLATAVQTEMSIDNAIEVIHGSCR
- a CDS encoding phosphoadenosine phosphosulfate reductase family protein, producing the protein MKNSPFLAPVPFYWCDKCHAPVMGKLCSCGEKTRPVSVTPPGDVRPAFQRDRDLVNRLFEEQFGVPLIRDGYLALLNKVPDEDRMEEIIIGGAVICAIRYIPAESRWEVLPREAAAALVVPTKRFIRVTDDAAGYIRDGSSVLMPGVTFVSPDIEVGDSVFVLSESGDCVAVGRAKMSYRETVGATRGQLVRTRRTQKPVVDAAPSTWEDAIAANKVILDLYERKSIEFIHDVIAKNPGIQPTVSYSGGKDSLVTLLITLKAGLRLPLIFADTGLEFPETIENVQKVSELFDLPLIVESGNSGFWEGFELQGPPAVDFRWCCKASKLTPVKTLIENEWGEAISFIGQRKFESAKRMQSPRVWRNRNVPCQISAAPIQHWTAMHDWLYLFREKAPYNPLYELGLDRIGCFMCPSSDIACMKDIEARYPELWADWERRLKAWGDANGKSPEWDAKGLWRIRETNEEDGDIDGHF
- the hisH gene encoding imidazole glycerol phosphate synthase subunit HisH, with translation MGTSEVAVLDYGLGNLRSVVRGLEAAGARPKITNDPEIIQSADGLLLPGVGAFAEGMNKLAPLVDLVKKEAAKKPLLGICLGMQMLLGESEEHGLHQGLGFVPGTVRLFPKVPGMKIPKMGWNTISPSNHPLFEGISDGTYVYFVHSYYADTTPEFTIAKTEYIVPYASAVGVGNVMGVQFHPEKSRDAGIHILKNFVQMIE